In Paroedura picta isolate Pp20150507F chromosome 12, Ppicta_v3.0, whole genome shotgun sequence, one DNA window encodes the following:
- the CDS2 gene encoding phosphatidate cytidylyltransferase 2 isoform X1: MSELRQRLGRDADGPLDSEEKESELENKLDGETASDSECKSEVAPAAPVDDTPEVLNRALSNLSSRWKNWWVRGILTLAMIVFFFIIIYLGPMVLMMIVMCVQIKCFHEIITIGYNVYHSYELPWFRTLSWYFLLCVNYFFYGETVTDYFFTLVQREEPLRILSKYHRFISFALYLSGFCMFVLSLVKKHYRLQFYMFGWTHVTLLIVVTQSHLIIHNLFEGMIWFIVPISCVICNDIMAYMFGFFFGRTPLIKLSPKKTWEGFIGGFFATVIFGLLLSYVMSAYRCFVCPVEFNNDTNSFTVDCEPSELFQLQKYNIPSVLQSVIGWKTVRMYPFQIHSIALSTFASLIGPFGGFFASGFKRAFKIKDFANTIPGHGGIMDRFDCQYLMATFVNVYIASFIRGPNPSKLIQQFLTLRPDQQLHIFNTLKAHLVDKGMLAGSKDA, from the exons GAATCAGAGTTGGAAAACAAGCTGGATGGAGAAACTGCATCTGACAGTGAATGCAAGTCAGAAGTAGCCCCAGCAGCCCCAGTTGATGACACTCCAGAAGTTCTGAATAGGGCACTGTCTAACCTGTCATCAAG ATGGAAGAATTGGTGGGTGAGAGGCATCCTGACTTTGGCGATGATTGTCTTTTTCTTCATCATAATCTACTTGGGGCCCATGGTGTTGATGATGATT GTGATGTGTGTACAGATCAAGTGCTTCCACGAGATCATCACAATTGGCTACAACGTCTATCACTCATATGAGCTGCCTTGGTTCCGAACGCTCAGCTG GTACTTTCTGCTTTGTGTGAATTACTTCTTCTATGGTGAGACGGTTACCGATTACTTTTTCACTCTGGTCCAGAGGGAGGAGCCCTTGAGGATTCTCAGCAAATACCATCGCTTCATTTCCTTCGCTCTCTACTTATCAG GCTTCTGCATGTTTGTCTTGAGTCTGGTCAAGAAGCATTATCGACTCCAATTCTACATG TTTGGTTGGACCCATGTGACATTGCTAATTGTTGTTACCCAGTCGCACCTCATCATTCACAACCTGTTTGAAGGAATGATCTG GTTCATCGTCCCAATTTCGTGTGTCATCTGCAATGACATCATGGCCTACATGTTTGGGTTCTTCTTTGGCCGCACTCCGCTGATTAAG CTCTCCCCAAAAAAGACCTGGGAAGGTTTTATTGGAGGGTTCTTTGCCACCGTTATCTTTGGCCTGCTC CTGTCATACGTGATGTCCGCCTACAGATGCTTTGTGTGCCCTGTGGAGTTCAACAACGACACCAACAGCTTCACTGTCGACTGTGAACCTTCCGAGCTGTTCCAGTTGCAAAAGTACAACATCCCATCAGTGCTGCAGTCTGTCATCGGCTGG aaAACTGTCCGGATGTATCCCTTCCAGATACACAGCATTGCACTCTCCACCTTTGCTTCCCTGATCGGTCCCTTTGGAGGATTTTTTGCCAGTGGATTTAAAAGAGCCTTCAAAATCAAG GATTTTGCCAACACGATCCCAGGGCATGGCGGCATAATGGACCGGTTCGACTGCCAATACCTGATGGCCACTTTTGTAAATGTGTATATTGCAAGTTTTATCAG GGGTCCTAATCCAAGCAAACTGATCCAGCAGTTCCTGACTCTGCGGCCAGATCAGCAGCTGCACATCTTCAACACGTTAAAGGCACACCTGGTGGACAAGGGCATGTTGGCTGGTTCCAAAGACGCATAG
- the CDS2 gene encoding phosphatidate cytidylyltransferase 2 isoform X2, which yields MIVFFFIIIYLGPMVLMMIVMCVQIKCFHEIITIGYNVYHSYELPWFRTLSWYFLLCVNYFFYGETVTDYFFTLVQREEPLRILSKYHRFISFALYLSGFCMFVLSLVKKHYRLQFYMFGWTHVTLLIVVTQSHLIIHNLFEGMIWFIVPISCVICNDIMAYMFGFFFGRTPLIKLSPKKTWEGFIGGFFATVIFGLLLSYVMSAYRCFVCPVEFNNDTNSFTVDCEPSELFQLQKYNIPSVLQSVIGWKTVRMYPFQIHSIALSTFASLIGPFGGFFASGFKRAFKIKDFANTIPGHGGIMDRFDCQYLMATFVNVYIASFIRGPNPSKLIQQFLTLRPDQQLHIFNTLKAHLVDKGMLAGSKDA from the exons ATGATTGTCTTTTTCTTCATCATAATCTACTTGGGGCCCATGGTGTTGATGATGATT GTGATGTGTGTACAGATCAAGTGCTTCCACGAGATCATCACAATTGGCTACAACGTCTATCACTCATATGAGCTGCCTTGGTTCCGAACGCTCAGCTG GTACTTTCTGCTTTGTGTGAATTACTTCTTCTATGGTGAGACGGTTACCGATTACTTTTTCACTCTGGTCCAGAGGGAGGAGCCCTTGAGGATTCTCAGCAAATACCATCGCTTCATTTCCTTCGCTCTCTACTTATCAG GCTTCTGCATGTTTGTCTTGAGTCTGGTCAAGAAGCATTATCGACTCCAATTCTACATG TTTGGTTGGACCCATGTGACATTGCTAATTGTTGTTACCCAGTCGCACCTCATCATTCACAACCTGTTTGAAGGAATGATCTG GTTCATCGTCCCAATTTCGTGTGTCATCTGCAATGACATCATGGCCTACATGTTTGGGTTCTTCTTTGGCCGCACTCCGCTGATTAAG CTCTCCCCAAAAAAGACCTGGGAAGGTTTTATTGGAGGGTTCTTTGCCACCGTTATCTTTGGCCTGCTC CTGTCATACGTGATGTCCGCCTACAGATGCTTTGTGTGCCCTGTGGAGTTCAACAACGACACCAACAGCTTCACTGTCGACTGTGAACCTTCCGAGCTGTTCCAGTTGCAAAAGTACAACATCCCATCAGTGCTGCAGTCTGTCATCGGCTGG aaAACTGTCCGGATGTATCCCTTCCAGATACACAGCATTGCACTCTCCACCTTTGCTTCCCTGATCGGTCCCTTTGGAGGATTTTTTGCCAGTGGATTTAAAAGAGCCTTCAAAATCAAG GATTTTGCCAACACGATCCCAGGGCATGGCGGCATAATGGACCGGTTCGACTGCCAATACCTGATGGCCACTTTTGTAAATGTGTATATTGCAAGTTTTATCAG GGGTCCTAATCCAAGCAAACTGATCCAGCAGTTCCTGACTCTGCGGCCAGATCAGCAGCTGCACATCTTCAACACGTTAAAGGCACACCTGGTGGACAAGGGCATGTTGGCTGGTTCCAAAGACGCATAG